From the Alphaproteobacteria bacterium genome, the window CGACAACATCATGACCGGCCGCCTCCTCAAGATGAAATCGAATTTCCTTCTCGACGCCCTCTATATCGGCCCGGCGCTAAGGGAGGAATTGAAGCACCGCGAAATCGTCGAACAGGTGATCGATTTTCTCGAAATTCAGGACATCCGGAAAACACCGGTCGGGCGCCTGCCTTACGGTTTGCAGAAACGAGTCGAATTGGGCCGTGCGCTGGCCGCCGAGCCCAACCTTCTTCTGCTCGATGAACCGATGGCCGGGATGAACGTCGAAGAGAAAGAGGACATGAGCCGTTTCATCATCGACGTCAACGAGCAGTTCGGTACCACGATCGCCCTCATCGAACATGACATGGGCGTGGTCATGGACATTTCCGACCGCGTGGTGGTGCTTAACTATGGCCGCAAGCTGGCCGACGGCACCCCCGACGAGGTCAGCGGCAACACCGAAGTCATCGAGGCCTATCTCGGCGTCAGTCATGACTGACCGTTAGCGCCGCCGCGGCGAACGAAAGGAACCTAACCGGCATGGAACGCGTCAACCGAATGTTCTCCGGCGAGACTTTGATCACGACGATCACCTTGGGGCTGCTCGTGATCGGCCTCACCGTCGTCCCGGCGATGCTGTCGATCCAGGACTTCGGCGAAACGACCAGCGGTCTCCTGTTCTATATCGAGGTCACCATCAACGGGCTGCTGTCGGGTGTGCTCTATTCACTGGTCGCGCTCGGCTTCGTGCTCATTTTCAAGGCCTCGGGGGTGTTCAATTTCGCCCAGGGCGCGATGGTGTTCTTCGCCGCCCTCACCGCCGTCCGGCTGATGGAGATGGGGTGGAGCCTGTGGCTCGCGATTCCGGCCACGCTCGCGGTGATGATCGTTTTGGCCTTCGCCATCGAGCGCTTGGTGCTGCGTCCCTTGGTGAACCAAGAGGCGATCATCATCTTCATGGCGACCATCGGGCTCAATTTCTTCATCGAGGGCTTGGCGCAGGGGGTCTGGGACAGCGAGGTCCATCCGCTCGACATCGGCATACCCGACCTGCCGGTGGAAGCCCTGTCCAACGCCACCGGGCTGTTCCTCACCCAGTTCGATTTGGCGACCGCGGCCATCGCCGGCGCCTTGGTCATCGTCCTCGCGATTTTCTTCCAGAAGACGCGCATCGGCCGCGCGCTGCGCGCCGTCGCCGACGACCATCAGGCCGCCCTGTCGGTCGGCATCCCGCTGCAGACGATCTGGGTCATCGTGTGGTCGGTGGCGGGGCTTGTCGCCCTGGTCGCGGGCCTCGCCTGGGGGACCAAGCTGGGGGTTCAGTTTTCCGTCGTCCTGGTCGCATTCAAGGCATTGCCGGTGCTGCTGATCGGCGGCTTTACCTCGGTCAGCGGCGCGATCGTCGGCGGGCTGATCATCGGCGCCGGTGAAAAGATCGCCGAGGTGTTCTACAGCCCGTTCATCGGTGGCGCGATCGAGAACTGGTTTCCCTACGTGCTGGCGATGATCTTTCTGCTGGTACGGCCGCAGGGACTGTTCGGCGAGAAGATCATTGAGCGAATCTAGGATCGCGAGGTTGTAAGACATGCTGTACCGCGAAGCAGGACAGTTCAAATCGAGCTATCGGAGCGACCAGGCGATCTTTCCGATCTTCCAAGACAGGATCGGCGTGATCATCATCCTGCTGTTCGCTTTCCTGGTGATCCCGATGATCTCCAGCGAGTACATGCTGCGCTCGATCTTCATTCCCTTCCTGATCTTTTCGCTTGCGGCGATCGGCCTCAACATCCTGACCGGCTACGCCGGGCAATTATCGCTGGGGACGGCCGGGTTCATGGCCGTCGGCGCCTTCGCCGCCTACAACCTGGTGATTCGCCTGGAGTGGATGAATTTCATTGTCGCCTTCGCCGTCGCCGGGGTGGTCGCGGCTGCGGTCGGCATCGTCTTCGGCCTGCCCAGCCTGCGTATCAAGGGGTTCTATCTCGCCGTCGTGACGCTGGCCGCCCAGTTCTTCATCGAATGGCTGTTTACGGCGGTCCCCTGGTTCACCAACTACAGTTCATCGGGCGTCATTAGCGCGCCGCCGCTGATCGCGTTCGGCTACGAATTCGAGAGTGCCCAAAGCCGCTACGTCCTGACCTTGGCGATCGTCGCCGTGTTGGCGCTGTTGGCGAAGAATATGGTGAGGACAACGACCGGGCGCGCGTGGATGGCGATTCGCGACATGGACATCGCCGCCGAGATCATCGGCATCCGGCCGCTGTGGACGAAGCTGCAGGCTTTCGCCATCAGCTCGTTCTATTGCGGTGTCGCCGGCGCGTTGTGGGCCTTTGTCTATCTCGGCACGGTCGAACCGCAAGCGTTCGACATCAATCGCTCGTTTGAAATCCTGTTCATGATCATCATCGGCGGCCTCGGCAGCATCCTCGGCTCGTTCCTCGGCGCGGCCTTCATCGTGCTGTTGCCGATCGCGCTCAACAATGCTGCGTCACTGTTTACCGGCAGCGGCCTACCCGCCGACATTGTTACCAACTTCGAGTTGATCATATTCGGCCTGCTGATCATTTTCTTCCTCATCGTCGAGCCCCACGGGCTTGCGCGGTTGTGGCAGATCGGCAAGGAGAAATTGCGACTTTGGCCGTTCCCCTATT encodes:
- a CDS encoding ABC transporter ATP-binding protein — encoded protein: MANERHIGDPILTLENVSLSFGGVRALSDVSFDVREHEIRAIIGPNGAGKTSMLNVINGFYHPQEGAITFRGQRRHDMNSHDTAVQGIARTFQNVALFRGMSTLDNIMTGRLLKMKSNFLLDALYIGPALREELKHREIVEQVIDFLEIQDIRKTPVGRLPYGLQKRVELGRALAAEPNLLLLDEPMAGMNVEEKEDMSRFIIDVNEQFGTTIALIEHDMGVVMDISDRVVVLNYGRKLADGTPDEVSGNTEVIEAYLGVSHD
- a CDS encoding branched-chain amino acid ABC transporter permease; protein product: MLYREAGQFKSSYRSDQAIFPIFQDRIGVIIILLFAFLVIPMISSEYMLRSIFIPFLIFSLAAIGLNILTGYAGQLSLGTAGFMAVGAFAAYNLVIRLEWMNFIVAFAVAGVVAAAVGIVFGLPSLRIKGFYLAVVTLAAQFFIEWLFTAVPWFTNYSSSGVISAPPLIAFGYEFESAQSRYVLTLAIVAVLALLAKNMVRTTTGRAWMAIRDMDIAAEIIGIRPLWTKLQAFAISSFYCGVAGALWAFVYLGTVEPQAFDINRSFEILFMIIIGGLGSILGSFLGAAFIVLLPIALNNAASLFTGSGLPADIVTNFELIIFGLLIIFFLIVEPHGLARLWQIGKEKLRLWPFPY
- a CDS encoding branched-chain amino acid ABC transporter permease, whose protein sequence is MLSIQDFGETTSGLLFYIEVTINGLLSGVLYSLVALGFVLIFKASGVFNFAQGAMVFFAALTAVRLMEMGWSLWLAIPATLAVMIVLAFAIERLVLRPLVNQEAIIIFMATIGLNFFIEGLAQGVWDSEVHPLDIGIPDLPVEALSNATGLFLTQFDLATAAIAGALVIVLAIFFQKTRIGRALRAVADDHQAALSVGIPLQTIWVIVWSVAGLVALVAGLAWGTKLGVQFSVVLVAFKALPVLLIGGFTSVSGAIVGGLIIGAGEKIAEVFYSPFIGGAIENWFPYVLAMIFLLVRPQGLFGEKIIERI